Proteins found in one Triticum urartu cultivar G1812 chromosome 4, Tu2.1, whole genome shotgun sequence genomic segment:
- the LOC125552503 gene encoding uncharacterized protein LOC125552503 isoform X1: MSQFHHTQHGGDGDFQMWQQQMMYKQLQEFQRQQNAQQIDHGARMQPSFGQFQAPARAAPADQLPVITNEMPNNEATAYAWPQNFASGDPRLPGNSQMVNTGSNTNWEQYGGAPAMGNFMNGSVFPNTQSQPMRPMGLATQQMNQSFYQIPATSRGGSVNQYPQFLGIPADLQNAMTRASTHQPEKVSRPFSSLMDEPSPQEKGASSSMQNFRGKGGFLSNSPLQSQGDNNKAGSPVPVNHLRHGFQLQDFHGRSNQLQAGLQEKSTMQVAPASGGASLDPTEEKFLFGDDEDSNWGALLKGDNDHGNSLDNDNFGGALPSLQSGSWSALMQETLQSSTSKDNPKEEWSGLSLQKTQTVANNSTLPARDQSKLAALSGGLQNARPSSASSYGDGTMNNPDFTSFQHATRSPYEQRDKTPHESPRATVTNHQSTAEANNGYIQQSLKQKQSDEYGRQEQVHLSNGNWAQQKSETPRNSSHSTGAPSSTHGFWMSQQNTVDNNINQESSNSQNDWKSNSPLGQDISSTQNVFNSDGNFWKSSGGNANSVHRLQQMKPDISTSQMQKDSSDGKGVSMMGSSMSTINPNQHQMVIGRTGEHGGVNHNIGRRGSETSESLRRSAEPRPNDCNQEYQNAIHMERPGNILNPGQHVNSDHAARRHPFFAAKESQNLGSGQQAGGSYMLQNHAMDNTGGNIRHSPGNPVSNNQFPPQSLQGQNNLKPRFITNSQVAANMASVNEKKMLVGDEHFKSRHGVTNSSSASPFGVSDAGQSQNRAVQNSQHMLQLLHKVDNSTDSNALTDMANSPLDNVANTQQQLNQSSLQGFGLRLAPPSQRHPASDQLWSSHTNADGKQPEHSARGEHQAQLPSTATNYSSPAHPSSQPTPFHSSEMGGTGQPAAHFPQLSSGQQYPVPDARSGSVPMPQQDSTATVFKNVWTNISAQRLAGGTQSNKITPNILQSMMFSNNPNLWGSQKADDQGQKASTPPDVATSSANSHNQETKQALDSDAGLASSEMANFDSTGAAVPRGNQTLQKHSSDGNFAIPASSLAQLRQQGIMNPRQGESPAANFQVMNTSHNTGTNMSGIGLHGNPTPSNLQQTNFALLHQMQAMGHVDVDPGNKTGKMLKPNEISSDASQVDWKSAQRFAHGATNSLRSSIDNIGSTSVQGSFPSDMKMLSFAPRNNEERSTSIPSQIPSREVLSHGMVMRNDHQSQVQSLGTNASSNLIERSERPGINPQMAPSWFEHYGNQRNGQNHSVFNAQKTPTPPYNVPKASWCMENNSLEDRADAGQAARPLVPNMKTALVTRPKKRKFTERALVSWHKITAGTQKLRKTSTNEMDWAWAANRLIKKSEDDPESLEDAPVNFLPRKRLIMTTKLIQEVFPAIPARVLRAQAVSAYESATYNIAMFTLGDTCIISSDNSRALADNENNPSEQRTSAKQMEDKLSKVVEVFVGRIKKMENDYLSLSKRASMLDVHLECQDLERISIVNRLGRFHGRNHAAGVEASSGSQMVSRRIFPDRHVMSFSVPGNLPEEVHCLAL; this comes from the exons ATGTCACAGTTTCACCACACACAGCATGGGGGTGATGGTGATTTTCAGATGTGGCAACAACAGATGATGTACAAGCAATTGCAGGAGTTCCAGAGACAGCAAAATGCCCAGCAGATTGATCATGGAGCCAGAATGCAGCCCTCTTTTGGACAGTTTCAAGCTCCAGCAAGAGCAGCACCTGCTGATCAATTGCCGGTGATAACAAATGAAATGCCAAACAATGAGGCCACGGCTTATGCGTGGCCACAAAATTTTGCTAGTGGTGACCCAAGGTTGCCAGGCAACTCACAAATGGTGAATACAGGTAGCAACACAAACTGGGAGCAGTATGGTGGTGCTCCTGCCATGGGCAATTTCATGAATGGTTCGGTATTTCCAAATACTCAAAGTCAACCAATGCGACCAATGGGGTTAGCTACACAGCAAATGAACCAGTCCTTCTATCAAATACCTGCTACCAGCAGAGGCGGGTCTGTTAACCAGTACCCCCAGTTCTTAGGGATCCCTGCTGATCTCCAGAATGCAATGACAAGGGCAAGTACTCATCAGCCTGAAAAGGTATCAAGGCCATTTAGCTCGTTAATGGATGAACCTAGTCCGCAGGAGAAAGGTGCCTCCAGTTCTATGCAGAATTTTCGAGGAAAGGGAGGCTTCTTAAGCAATAGTCCGTTACAAAGTCAAGGTGATAATAACAAGGCAGGCAGCCCTGTTCCAGTGAATCATCTACGACATGGTTTTCAACTCCAAGATTTTCATGGTAGGTCAAACCAACTCCAAGCGGGCCTGCAAGAGAAATCAACAATGCAGGTAGCGCCAGCAAGTGGTGGCGCTAGCCTTGACCCTACCGAGGAGAAGTTCTTGTTTGGGGATGATGAGGATAGCAACTGGGGAGCTTTGTTGAAGGGAGACAACGATCATGGTAATTCTTTGGATAATGATAACTTTGGTGGTGCTTTGCCATCTCTACAGAGTGGGAGCTGGAGTGCCCTTATGCAGGAAACATTACAGTCTTCAACCAGTAAAGATAATCCCAAGGAAGAATGGAGTGGCCTCAGTTTGCAGAAAACACAGACAGTTGCCAATAACTCAACTTTACCAGCTCGTGACCAAAGTAAGCTTGCTGCATTAAGCGGTGGACTACAGAATGCACGACCCTCGTCAGCATCTAGCTATGGTGATGGAACAATGAATAATCCAGATTTTACCAGTTTTCAGCATGCTACAAGAAGTCCGTACGAGCAAAGAGACAAAACACCACATGAATCTCCTCGTGCAACTGTTACCAATCATCAGTCAACTGCAGAAGCCAATAATGGGTATATTCAGCAGAGCTTGAAGCAAAAGCAGTCTGATGAATATGGGAGACAAGAACAGGTGCATTTGTCAAATGGCAATTGGGCTCAGCAGAAATCTGAAACGCCAAGAAATAGCTCACACTCAACTGGTGCACCATCAAGTACACATGGATTTTGGATGTCACAACAAAACACTGTTGATAACAATATCAACCAAGAGTCGAGCAATAGCCAGAATGACTGGAAAAGCAACAGCCCCCTTGGACAAGACATCAGCAGTACCCAAAATGTCTTTAATAGTGATGGAAACTTTTGGAAGTCAAGTGGAGGTAATGCAAATTCAGTCCACAGGCTTCAGCAGATGAAGCCTGATATAAGCACTTCGCAAATGCAGAAGGACAGTTCTGATGGTAAAGGTGTTAGTATGATGGGATCAAGCATGTCAACAATAAACCCGAACCAGCATCAGATGGTTATTGGTCGAACGGGTGAGCATGGCGGGGTAAACCATAACATTGGACGTAGGGGTTCAGAAACCTCAGAATCTTTAAGAAGAAGTGCTGAGCCAAGACCAAATGACTGCAACCAGGAGTACCAAAATGCAATACATATGGAAAGGCCAGGAAACATTTTAAATCCTGGGCAGCATGTGAACAGTGACCATGCTGCCAGGAGGCATCCTTTCTTTGCTGCAAAAGAATCCCAAAATTTGGGATCAGGTCAGCAAGCAGGGGGATCTTACATGTTGCAGAATCATGCTATGGACAACACCGGGGGAAACATTAGGCATTCTCCGGGTAATCCAGTTTCGAACAATCAGTTTCCGCCTCAGTCACTTCAGGGACAAAATAACCTGAAACCACGATTTATCACGAACTCCCAAGTTGCTGCCAATATGGCTTCAGTTAATGAG AAAAAAATGCTGGTGGGGGATGAACACTTTAAATCTCGACATGGTGTCACTAACAGTTCCAGTGCATCACCCTTTGGAGTATCTGATGCCGGTCAGTCTCAGAATAGAGCAGTTCAGAACAG TCAACATATGCTGCAACTTCTTCATAAGGTGGACAACTCAACAGATAGCAATGCACTTACTGACATGGCCAACAGTCCTCTTGATAATGTTGCTAATACTCAGCAGCAACTTAATCAATCTTCTTTGCAAGGATTTGGATTAAGACTAGCACCACCGTCCCAGCGACATCCAGCTTCAGATCAATTATGGTCTAGTCACACTAATGCTGATGGCAAGCAGCCTGAACACTCAGCAAGGGGAGAACACCAGGCCCAGCTACCTTCCACTGCCACCAATTATTCGTCACCTGCTCATCCAAGCTCACAGCCGACACCATTTCATTCTTCGGAAATGGGTGGTACTGGACAGCCAGCTGCACATTTCCCCCAGTTAAGTTCCGGGCAGCAATATCCCGTGCCAGACGCAAGATCAGGTTCTGTACCCATGCCTCAGCAAGACAGCACAGCAACAGTATTCAAGAACGTATGGACAAACATATCGGCGCAACGTCTAGCTGGCGGTACCCAATCTAACAAGATAACACCCAATATTCTCCAGTCTATGATGTTTTCCAACAACCCCAACTTATGGGGTTCGCAAAAGGCAGACGACCAAGGACAGAAGGCTTCAACACCACCTGATGTAGCCACCAGTTCTGCCAATTCACATAATCAAGAGACAAAACAAGCTCTGGACAGTGATGCAGGGTTAGCCTCTTCTGAGATGGCAAATTTTGATTCGACTGGAGCTGCTGTACCCAGGGGGAATCAAACCCTGCAGAAGCATTCTTCAGACGGGAACTTTGCCATTCCTGCTTCATCCTTGGCACAATTGCGTCAGCAAGGTATCATGAACCCTAGGCAGGGAGAGAGCCCTGCAGCTAACTTTCAGGTTATGAATACTTCTCACAACACTGGTACTAATATGAGTGGCATTGGGTTACATGGAAATCCAACACCTTCAAACCTCCAACAGACAAATTTTGCTCTTCTGCATCAAATGCAAGCAATGGGTCATGTGGATGTTGATCCAGGCAATAAAACTGGAAAGATGCTTAAACCAAATGAGATTAGTTCTGACGCGTCGCAAGTTGACTGGAAGTCTGCTCAGAGGTTTGCACATGGAGCCACTAACTCACTCAGGTCGTCCATAGATAACATTGGCAGTACTAGTGTCCAAGGGTCATTCCCTTCAGACATGAAAATGCTAAGCTTTGCTCCAAGGAACAATGAGGAGAGAAGTACAAGCATACCTTCTCAGATCCCTTCTAGGGAAGTTCTCTCTCATGGTATGGTCATGCGTAATGATCATCAAAGTCAAGTTCAGTCTCTTGGGACAAATGCATCATCCAATTTGATTGAAAGAAGTGAGAGACCTGGGATAAACCCTCAAATGGCACCCTCTTGGTTTGAACATTATGGAAACCAAAGAAATGGTCAGAATCATTCTGTGTTTAATGCTCAGAAGACCCCAACTCCACCATATAATGTTCCAAAAGCTTCTTGGTGCATGGAAAATAACTCTCTCGAGGATAGAGCTGATGCCGGCCAAGCTGCCAGGCCTTTGGTGCCTAATATGAAGACAGCTTTGGTGACAAGGCCAAAGAAGCGCAAATTTACAGAACGTGCTCTTGTTTCTTGGCATAAAATCACTGCAGGCACTCAAAAGTTGAGAAAGACAAG CACGAATGAGATGGATTGGGCTTGGGCAGCAAATAGATTAATTAAGAAG TCCGAGGATGATCCAGAAAGTCTGGAAGATGCCCCGGTAAATTTTTTACCGCGCAAAAGGCTAATTATGACCACAAAGTTGATTCAGGAAGTTTTCCCTGCTATACCAGCAAGAGTTCTCAGAGCACAAGCTGTATCAGCTTATGAAAGTGCTACATACAATATCGCAATGTTCACTCTAGGAGATACATGCATCATCTCATCAGATAACTCTCGCGCTCTTGCAGATAATGAAAATAA CCCATCTGAACAAAGAACAAGTGCCAAGCAAATGGAAGACAAGTTATCAAAGGTTGTGGAAGTCTTTGTTGGAAGAATCAAGAAAATGGAAAACGACTATCTGAG CTTGAGCAAGAGGGCTTCGATGCTAGATGTGCATCTGGAGTGCCAGGATTTGGAAAGGATTTCAATCGTAAATCGTCTGGGAAGATTCCATGGCCGGAACCATGCAGCTGGTGTCGAGGCCTCGTCTGGCTCACAAATGGTTTCTCGCAGAATTTTCCCTGATAGACATGTCATGTCTTTCTCCGTGCCAGGAAATCTTCCCGAAGAGGTGCACTGTTTGGCACTCTAG
- the LOC125552503 gene encoding uncharacterized protein LOC125552503 isoform X2, with protein MSQFHHTQHGGDGDFQMWQQQMMYKQLQEFQRQQNAQQIDHGARMQPSFGQFQAPARAAPADQLPVITNEMPNNEATAYAWPQNFASGDPRLPGNSQMVNTGSNTNWEQYGGAPAMGNFMNGSVFPNTQSQPMRPMGLATQQMNQSFYQIPATSRGGSVNQYPQFLGIPADLQNAMTRASTHQPEKVSRPFSSLMDEPSPQEKGASSSMQNFRGKGGFLSNSPLQSQGDNNKAGSPVPVNHLRHGFQLQDFHGRSNQLQAGLQEKSTMQVAPASGGASLDPTEEKFLFGDDEDSNWGALLKGDNDHGNSLDNDNFGGALPSLQSGSWSALMQETLQSSTSKDNPKEEWSGLSLQKTQTVANNSTLPARDQSKLAALSGGLQNARPSSASSYGDGTMNNPDFTSFQHATRSPYEQRDKTPHESPRATVTNHQSTAEANNGYIQQSLKQKQSDEYGRQEQVHLSNGNWAQQKSETPRNSSHSTGAPSSTHGFWMSQQNTVDNNINQESSNSQNDWKSNSPLGQDISSTQNVFNSDGNFWKSSGGNANSVHRLQQMKPDISTSQMQKDSSDGKGVSMMGSSMSTINPNQHQMVIGRTGEHGGVNHNIGRRGSETSESLRRSAEPRPNDCNQEYQNAIHMERPGNILNPGQHVNSDHAARRHPFFAAKESQNLGSGQQAGGSYMLQNHAMDNTGGNIRHSPGNPVSNNQFPPQSLQGQNNLKPRFITNSQVAANMASVNEKMLVGDEHFKSRHGVTNSSSASPFGVSDAGQSQNRAVQNSQHMLQLLHKVDNSTDSNALTDMANSPLDNVANTQQQLNQSSLQGFGLRLAPPSQRHPASDQLWSSHTNADGKQPEHSARGEHQAQLPSTATNYSSPAHPSSQPTPFHSSEMGGTGQPAAHFPQLSSGQQYPVPDARSGSVPMPQQDSTATVFKNVWTNISAQRLAGGTQSNKITPNILQSMMFSNNPNLWGSQKADDQGQKASTPPDVATSSANSHNQETKQALDSDAGLASSEMANFDSTGAAVPRGNQTLQKHSSDGNFAIPASSLAQLRQQGIMNPRQGESPAANFQVMNTSHNTGTNMSGIGLHGNPTPSNLQQTNFALLHQMQAMGHVDVDPGNKTGKMLKPNEISSDASQVDWKSAQRFAHGATNSLRSSIDNIGSTSVQGSFPSDMKMLSFAPRNNEERSTSIPSQIPSREVLSHGMVMRNDHQSQVQSLGTNASSNLIERSERPGINPQMAPSWFEHYGNQRNGQNHSVFNAQKTPTPPYNVPKASWCMENNSLEDRADAGQAARPLVPNMKTALVTRPKKRKFTERALVSWHKITAGTQKLRKTSTNEMDWAWAANRLIKKSEDDPESLEDAPVNFLPRKRLIMTTKLIQEVFPAIPARVLRAQAVSAYESATYNIAMFTLGDTCIISSDNSRALADNENNPSEQRTSAKQMEDKLSKVVEVFVGRIKKMENDYLSLSKRASMLDVHLECQDLERISIVNRLGRFHGRNHAAGVEASSGSQMVSRRIFPDRHVMSFSVPGNLPEEVHCLAL; from the exons ATGTCACAGTTTCACCACACACAGCATGGGGGTGATGGTGATTTTCAGATGTGGCAACAACAGATGATGTACAAGCAATTGCAGGAGTTCCAGAGACAGCAAAATGCCCAGCAGATTGATCATGGAGCCAGAATGCAGCCCTCTTTTGGACAGTTTCAAGCTCCAGCAAGAGCAGCACCTGCTGATCAATTGCCGGTGATAACAAATGAAATGCCAAACAATGAGGCCACGGCTTATGCGTGGCCACAAAATTTTGCTAGTGGTGACCCAAGGTTGCCAGGCAACTCACAAATGGTGAATACAGGTAGCAACACAAACTGGGAGCAGTATGGTGGTGCTCCTGCCATGGGCAATTTCATGAATGGTTCGGTATTTCCAAATACTCAAAGTCAACCAATGCGACCAATGGGGTTAGCTACACAGCAAATGAACCAGTCCTTCTATCAAATACCTGCTACCAGCAGAGGCGGGTCTGTTAACCAGTACCCCCAGTTCTTAGGGATCCCTGCTGATCTCCAGAATGCAATGACAAGGGCAAGTACTCATCAGCCTGAAAAGGTATCAAGGCCATTTAGCTCGTTAATGGATGAACCTAGTCCGCAGGAGAAAGGTGCCTCCAGTTCTATGCAGAATTTTCGAGGAAAGGGAGGCTTCTTAAGCAATAGTCCGTTACAAAGTCAAGGTGATAATAACAAGGCAGGCAGCCCTGTTCCAGTGAATCATCTACGACATGGTTTTCAACTCCAAGATTTTCATGGTAGGTCAAACCAACTCCAAGCGGGCCTGCAAGAGAAATCAACAATGCAGGTAGCGCCAGCAAGTGGTGGCGCTAGCCTTGACCCTACCGAGGAGAAGTTCTTGTTTGGGGATGATGAGGATAGCAACTGGGGAGCTTTGTTGAAGGGAGACAACGATCATGGTAATTCTTTGGATAATGATAACTTTGGTGGTGCTTTGCCATCTCTACAGAGTGGGAGCTGGAGTGCCCTTATGCAGGAAACATTACAGTCTTCAACCAGTAAAGATAATCCCAAGGAAGAATGGAGTGGCCTCAGTTTGCAGAAAACACAGACAGTTGCCAATAACTCAACTTTACCAGCTCGTGACCAAAGTAAGCTTGCTGCATTAAGCGGTGGACTACAGAATGCACGACCCTCGTCAGCATCTAGCTATGGTGATGGAACAATGAATAATCCAGATTTTACCAGTTTTCAGCATGCTACAAGAAGTCCGTACGAGCAAAGAGACAAAACACCACATGAATCTCCTCGTGCAACTGTTACCAATCATCAGTCAACTGCAGAAGCCAATAATGGGTATATTCAGCAGAGCTTGAAGCAAAAGCAGTCTGATGAATATGGGAGACAAGAACAGGTGCATTTGTCAAATGGCAATTGGGCTCAGCAGAAATCTGAAACGCCAAGAAATAGCTCACACTCAACTGGTGCACCATCAAGTACACATGGATTTTGGATGTCACAACAAAACACTGTTGATAACAATATCAACCAAGAGTCGAGCAATAGCCAGAATGACTGGAAAAGCAACAGCCCCCTTGGACAAGACATCAGCAGTACCCAAAATGTCTTTAATAGTGATGGAAACTTTTGGAAGTCAAGTGGAGGTAATGCAAATTCAGTCCACAGGCTTCAGCAGATGAAGCCTGATATAAGCACTTCGCAAATGCAGAAGGACAGTTCTGATGGTAAAGGTGTTAGTATGATGGGATCAAGCATGTCAACAATAAACCCGAACCAGCATCAGATGGTTATTGGTCGAACGGGTGAGCATGGCGGGGTAAACCATAACATTGGACGTAGGGGTTCAGAAACCTCAGAATCTTTAAGAAGAAGTGCTGAGCCAAGACCAAATGACTGCAACCAGGAGTACCAAAATGCAATACATATGGAAAGGCCAGGAAACATTTTAAATCCTGGGCAGCATGTGAACAGTGACCATGCTGCCAGGAGGCATCCTTTCTTTGCTGCAAAAGAATCCCAAAATTTGGGATCAGGTCAGCAAGCAGGGGGATCTTACATGTTGCAGAATCATGCTATGGACAACACCGGGGGAAACATTAGGCATTCTCCGGGTAATCCAGTTTCGAACAATCAGTTTCCGCCTCAGTCACTTCAGGGACAAAATAACCTGAAACCACGATTTATCACGAACTCCCAAGTTGCTGCCAATATGGCTTCAGTTAATGAG AAAATGCTGGTGGGGGATGAACACTTTAAATCTCGACATGGTGTCACTAACAGTTCCAGTGCATCACCCTTTGGAGTATCTGATGCCGGTCAGTCTCAGAATAGAGCAGTTCAGAACAG TCAACATATGCTGCAACTTCTTCATAAGGTGGACAACTCAACAGATAGCAATGCACTTACTGACATGGCCAACAGTCCTCTTGATAATGTTGCTAATACTCAGCAGCAACTTAATCAATCTTCTTTGCAAGGATTTGGATTAAGACTAGCACCACCGTCCCAGCGACATCCAGCTTCAGATCAATTATGGTCTAGTCACACTAATGCTGATGGCAAGCAGCCTGAACACTCAGCAAGGGGAGAACACCAGGCCCAGCTACCTTCCACTGCCACCAATTATTCGTCACCTGCTCATCCAAGCTCACAGCCGACACCATTTCATTCTTCGGAAATGGGTGGTACTGGACAGCCAGCTGCACATTTCCCCCAGTTAAGTTCCGGGCAGCAATATCCCGTGCCAGACGCAAGATCAGGTTCTGTACCCATGCCTCAGCAAGACAGCACAGCAACAGTATTCAAGAACGTATGGACAAACATATCGGCGCAACGTCTAGCTGGCGGTACCCAATCTAACAAGATAACACCCAATATTCTCCAGTCTATGATGTTTTCCAACAACCCCAACTTATGGGGTTCGCAAAAGGCAGACGACCAAGGACAGAAGGCTTCAACACCACCTGATGTAGCCACCAGTTCTGCCAATTCACATAATCAAGAGACAAAACAAGCTCTGGACAGTGATGCAGGGTTAGCCTCTTCTGAGATGGCAAATTTTGATTCGACTGGAGCTGCTGTACCCAGGGGGAATCAAACCCTGCAGAAGCATTCTTCAGACGGGAACTTTGCCATTCCTGCTTCATCCTTGGCACAATTGCGTCAGCAAGGTATCATGAACCCTAGGCAGGGAGAGAGCCCTGCAGCTAACTTTCAGGTTATGAATACTTCTCACAACACTGGTACTAATATGAGTGGCATTGGGTTACATGGAAATCCAACACCTTCAAACCTCCAACAGACAAATTTTGCTCTTCTGCATCAAATGCAAGCAATGGGTCATGTGGATGTTGATCCAGGCAATAAAACTGGAAAGATGCTTAAACCAAATGAGATTAGTTCTGACGCGTCGCAAGTTGACTGGAAGTCTGCTCAGAGGTTTGCACATGGAGCCACTAACTCACTCAGGTCGTCCATAGATAACATTGGCAGTACTAGTGTCCAAGGGTCATTCCCTTCAGACATGAAAATGCTAAGCTTTGCTCCAAGGAACAATGAGGAGAGAAGTACAAGCATACCTTCTCAGATCCCTTCTAGGGAAGTTCTCTCTCATGGTATGGTCATGCGTAATGATCATCAAAGTCAAGTTCAGTCTCTTGGGACAAATGCATCATCCAATTTGATTGAAAGAAGTGAGAGACCTGGGATAAACCCTCAAATGGCACCCTCTTGGTTTGAACATTATGGAAACCAAAGAAATGGTCAGAATCATTCTGTGTTTAATGCTCAGAAGACCCCAACTCCACCATATAATGTTCCAAAAGCTTCTTGGTGCATGGAAAATAACTCTCTCGAGGATAGAGCTGATGCCGGCCAAGCTGCCAGGCCTTTGGTGCCTAATATGAAGACAGCTTTGGTGACAAGGCCAAAGAAGCGCAAATTTACAGAACGTGCTCTTGTTTCTTGGCATAAAATCACTGCAGGCACTCAAAAGTTGAGAAAGACAAG CACGAATGAGATGGATTGGGCTTGGGCAGCAAATAGATTAATTAAGAAG TCCGAGGATGATCCAGAAAGTCTGGAAGATGCCCCGGTAAATTTTTTACCGCGCAAAAGGCTAATTATGACCACAAAGTTGATTCAGGAAGTTTTCCCTGCTATACCAGCAAGAGTTCTCAGAGCACAAGCTGTATCAGCTTATGAAAGTGCTACATACAATATCGCAATGTTCACTCTAGGAGATACATGCATCATCTCATCAGATAACTCTCGCGCTCTTGCAGATAATGAAAATAA CCCATCTGAACAAAGAACAAGTGCCAAGCAAATGGAAGACAAGTTATCAAAGGTTGTGGAAGTCTTTGTTGGAAGAATCAAGAAAATGGAAAACGACTATCTGAG CTTGAGCAAGAGGGCTTCGATGCTAGATGTGCATCTGGAGTGCCAGGATTTGGAAAGGATTTCAATCGTAAATCGTCTGGGAAGATTCCATGGCCGGAACCATGCAGCTGGTGTCGAGGCCTCGTCTGGCTCACAAATGGTTTCTCGCAGAATTTTCCCTGATAGACATGTCATGTCTTTCTCCGTGCCAGGAAATCTTCCCGAAGAGGTGCACTGTTTGGCACTCTAG